Proteins encoded within one genomic window of Thunnus albacares chromosome 13, fThuAlb1.1, whole genome shotgun sequence:
- the plekhb1 gene encoding pleckstrin homology domain-containing family B member 1: MALLRSGWLWRQTCVLKRWKLNWCDLWIDGSLCFYKTDSRRELEHRVSLKTTCIDVRSGLECGGVTPPESNPRENLIVVQLADGSTVNLCANSEDESIVWKMTLLETRRNPVFTYDPYDDSYQAIPLNSYQTVYITHGAGPGTHQVVVQRDPYDTVAEHLALGLLTGLAAGAAMRSFLWMPFFFC; encoded by the exons CTTGTGTCCTAAAACGCTGGAAGTTAAATTGGTGTGACCTTTGGATAGACGGGAGTCTTTGCTTCTACAAGACTGACAGCAGGCGAGAGTTGGAGCACCGCGTCAGCCTCAAGACAACATGTATAGATGTGCGGTCTGGCCTGGAATGTGGAG GTGTGACTCCACCAGAGAGCAATCCAAGGGAGAATCTCATTGTGGTTCAGCTTGCAGACGGCTCAACAGTCAACCTGTGTGCCAACAGTGAGGATGAATCTAT AGTGTGGAAAATGACTCTGCTAGAGACCAGGAGAAACCCG GTGTTCACATATGACCCATATGATGACTCCTACCAGGCCATCCCCCTTAACAGCTATCAGACTGTCTACATCACACATGGAGCAGGACCAG GTACCCACCAGGTGGTTGTTCAAAGGGACCCGTATGATACAGTGGCAGAACATCTAGCACTGGGATTACTGACAGGCTTGGCAGCAGGGGCAGCCATGCGATCCTTCCTCTGGATGCCCTTCTTTTTCTGCTGA
- the LOC122995981 gene encoding lathosterol oxidase-like, translating into MDLVLNVADYYVLTPYVYPASWPEDGALRQIISLLVLTNLGAAVLYLGLGAISYFFIFDHNLMKHPHFLENQVQREIKYAMTSLPWISIPTVALFFAEVRGYSKLYDRVDESPLGWPGLFLSMISFLFFTDMCIYWIHRFLHHKLIYKLFHKPHHLWKIPTPFASHAFHPVDGFMQGLPYHIYPFLFPLHKVLYLALYIFVNIWTISIHDGDYRVPSGLTSVINGSAHHTDHHLFFDFNYGQYFTLWDRLGGSYRHPSALMGKGPHDLIRKLQAEGKLGDDRVKAKGQVNRHAQRLVTCKEE; encoded by the exons ATGGATCTTGTGCTGAACGTTGCTGACTATTACGTCCTCACGCCATATGTGTACCCCGCGTCGTGGCCTGAGGACGGGGCACTGCGGCAGATTATCAGCCTGCTGGTGCTGACGAACCTCGGGGCTGCGGTCCTGTACTTGGGCCTGGGAGCCATCAGCTACTTCTTCATCTTCGACCACAATCTGATGAAACACCCGCACTTCTTAGAG AATCAGGTTCAGAGGGAGATCAAATATGCGATGACCTCGTTGCCCTGGATCAGCATCCCCACAGTGGCCTTGTTTTTCGCTGAAGTTAGAGGATACAGCAAACTGTATGACAGGGTCGATGAATCTCCGCTGG GTTGGCCTGGGCTCTTCTTGAGTATGATCTCCTTCCTGTTTTTCACTGACATGTGTATCTACTGGATTCATCGCTTCCTACATCATAAGCTTATTTATAAG CTGTTTCACAAACCACACCACTTATGGAAGATCCCCACCCCCTTTGCCAGCCATGCCTTTCATCCAGTAGATGGCTTCATGCAGGGACTCCCATACCACATCTACCCCTTCCTCTTCCCCCTCCACAAGGTGCTCTACTTGGCCCTGTACATTTTCGTCAACATCTGGACTATTTCTATCCACGACGGCGACTACCGTGTCCCCAGCGGTCTGACAAGTGTCATCAATGGCTCAGCTCACCACACTGACCACCACCTCTTCTTCGACTTCAATTATGGCCAATACTTCACTCTGTGGGACCGCCTGGGAGGCTCCTACAGGCACCCGTCAGCTCTGATGGGGAAGGGTCCCCACGATCTGATCCGGAAACTTCAAGCAGAGGGAAAGTTAGGAGATGACAGAGTGAAGGCTAAAGGGCAAGTGAACAGACATGCTCAGAGATTAGTCACATGTAAGGAGGAGTAA